In the Helianthus annuus cultivar XRQ/B chromosome 11, HanXRQr2.0-SUNRISE, whole genome shotgun sequence genome, one interval contains:
- the LOC110889649 gene encoding RNA polymerase I termination factor: MGKTVEHADDEPVKMKKKSKKNKNMTDDLMSFGDGNSNIETDSNYTKKKKRDKHTEKKRKSESKDDGETDDDLLMKKKSDKHKEKKRKAESKDDSDEDEHDKGNLVNDDSQKKNKKKKRKYSSEEAQVQENESDQNAGPDVEKDRDLKPEKKEKEDIKKTDKKKKTKKTESVVNNTEKPKAKSKSKSKKVSFSGHVEVFPTSDTEPEKQTNEDGLVRGKRFTPEEDAIIKQAVLDYVTTKGLGDEGLKMVLNCRSHKGMKHCWQEIGLCIPYRPHTAVYYRAHNLFERAETRSWTSEEIESLKEFHEKYGNDWKKIAEELGKHRFHVKDTWRRIKLANLKGGRWSQEEYQNLYDLVNLDLQMKISGEEKKKSKHGMLRDNIPWTAISEKLSTRSDATCCEKWYNQLTSSLVAEKKWSDADDYRMIGALYELDAACVDDVDWDNVLEHRPGDVCLKRWNQMVKHIGDYGSKTFGEQVDILAERYCPDLAETREVWDKKPVVP, encoded by the coding sequence ATGGGCAAGACAGTTGAACATGCTGATGACGAACCCGTGAAGATGAAAAAGAAATCAAAGAAAAACAAGAACATGACCGATGATCTAATGTCATTTGGTGATGGTAATAGCAATATAGAAACAGACAGCAACTATACAAAGAAGAAAAAAAGGGATAAACATACGGAGAAGAAGAGGAAATCAGAATCAAAAGATGACGGAGAAACAGATGATGATCTTTTAATGAAGAAAAAAAGCGATAAACATAAGGAGAAGAAGAGGAAAGCAGAATCAAAAGACGATAGTGATGAAGATGAACATGATAAGGGTAATTTAGTAAATGATGATTCACAGAAGAAGAAtaagaaaaagaagagaaaatATTCTTCTGAGGAAGCACAAGTACAAGAAAATGAATCGGACCAAAATGCTGGGCCCGATGTAGAGAAAGATCGTGACCTGAAAcctgaaaaaaaagaaaaagaagatatCAAGAAAACCGATAAGAAAAAGAAAacgaagaaaacagagtctgtcGTAAACAACACAGAGAAACCTAAAGCAAAATCGAAATCCAAATCGAAGAAAGTTAGCTTCTCGGGTCACGTAGAAGTCTTCCCGACATCAGATACGGAACCCGAGAAACAAACAAACGAAGACGGTTTAGTACGAGGTAAAAGATTTACACCAGAAGAAGACGCAATAATAAAACAAGCTGTTCTTGATTACGTAACAACAAAAGGTTTGGGAGACGAAGGTTTAAAGATGGTCTTAAACTGTAGATCTCACAAGGGAATGAAACACTGTTGGCAAGAAATCGGGCTTTGTATACCGTACCGTCCTCACACAGCTGTCTATTACCGGGCCCACAATTTGTTTGAACGGGCCGAAACCCGGTCATGGACATCGGAAGAGATCGAATCGCTGAAAGAGTTTCATGAAAAATACGGTAACGACTGGAAGAAAATTGCTGAGGAGCTCGGTAAGCACAGGTTTCATGTGAAAGACACTTGGCGAAGAATTAAATTGGCGAATTTAAAAGGCGGAAGATGGAGTCAAGAAGAGTACCAAAACTTGTACGATCTTGTGAATTTGGATTTACAAATGAAAATTAGCGGTGAAGAGAAGAAAAAGTCGAAGCACGGGATGTTGAGAGATAATATTCCTTGGACTGCGATTAGTGAGAAGTTATCGACTAGAAGTGATGCGACGTGTTGCGAGAAGTGGTATAATCAGCTGACATCATCACTGGTGGCGGAAAAGAAATGGTCTGATGCTGATGATTATCGAATGATTGGTGCGCTTTATGAATTGGATGCTGCTTGTGTTGACGATGTTGATTGGGATAACGTTCTTGAACATAGGCCTGGTGATGTTTGTTTAAAGAGATGGAATCAAATGGTGAAACACATTGGGGATTACGGGAGTAAAACATTCGGTGAACAAGTTGACATATTGGCTGAACGTTATTGTCCGGATTTAGCCGAGACCAGAGAGGTTTGGgacaagaaacctgttgttccatga